From Arctopsyche grandis isolate Sample6627 chromosome 12, ASM5162203v2, whole genome shotgun sequence, one genomic window encodes:
- the LOC143920076 gene encoding dynein axonemal light chain 4 produces MPEEMRLEATELSVTACEKFASNNEHAAKMIKETMDKKFGPSFHVVVGEGYGFEVSYEVKNILYMFFGGNQAICIWKCS; encoded by the coding sequence ATGCCGGAAGAGATGCGATTGGAAGCTACGGAGTTGAGTGTAACGGCTTGTGAAAAGTTTGCCAGTAATAACGAGCACGCAGCCAAGATGATCAAAGAAACTATGGATAAAAAATTTGGACCCAGTTTCCACGTTGTGGTGGGCGAAGGCTACGGATTTGAGGTGTCTTACGAGGtgaaaaacatattatatatgttcttCGGTGGCAATCAGGCCATTTGCATTTGGAAATGTTCGTGA